Proteins found in one Populus alba chromosome 14, ASM523922v2, whole genome shotgun sequence genomic segment:
- the LOC118049453 gene encoding UPF0481 protein At3g47200-like gives MGEIRSPYFSIDQEHLEDNAQIRSPYFSSGGDYLGVHAEIRSPYFSFDTQDCHGDNAGVHSSYFSAADYHGEDAEIPSGTFFHQDNIVENPYNAENFVEQYIVQNTYNAEKLIQQAKVEELYSDLEVGAVHKIGKNLNDGNYCIYRVPGALRKPNKAIYTPQEVSIGPIHHDKKNLQPMNTQKRRYLKEFCNRVVGETRVQHVKFLEKIWDTIENEEENIRQCYEDGSHEVAESDRFVKMVLLDAVFILEYLLRNKDFKKYEDDSLLRRNGLRFRIRRDLLLLENQLPFFILEKLYGHLLQDGEGNYTSFRDLAYEYLNRYNASAYKPSDKEILHFTDLVRSSLSVNHPDPRSDEPIGKFYSATKLHEAAINFKELRNECLLDVKFSSTKGELRIPRLQIDHHTELLFGNLIALERCHYKGDEYICHYVKLLDTLVAKPKDVALLIKNNIIDTDRDGASVKILIDKLSAETSEEYSIYYNLYKQLDQHYQDSWLKNSAYFREVYFGNLWRSTATLSATVLLLFTLVQTICAVLSLR, from the coding sequence ATGGGAGAGATTCGTTCACCATACTTTTCTATTGATCAAGAACACCTCGAAGATAATGCTCAAATTCGTTCACCATATTTTTCAAGTGGTGGAGACTACCTTGGAGTTCACGCTGAAATTCGTTCGccatatttttcatttgatacTCAAGATTGCCATGGAGATAATGCCGGAGTTCATTCCTCGTATTTTTCAGCTGCAGACTACCATGGAGAAGATGCTGAAATTCCTTCCGGAACATTCTTTCACCAAGATAATATTGTTGAGAATCCATACAATGCAGAAAATTTTGTTGAGCAGTATATTGTTCAAAACACGTACAACGCAGAAAAGCTCATTCAACAGGCAAAAGTTGAAGAACTGTACTCGGATCTTGAAGTTGGAGCTGTACATAAAATCGGGAAAAATCTAAATGATGGGAATTATTGTATCTACAGAGTTCCTGGTGCGCTTCGCAAACCAAATAAAGCCATCTATACTCCTCAAGAAGTTTCTATAGGTCCTATTCACCATGACAAGAAGAATTTGCAGCCCATGAATACGCAAAAGCGGAGATATTTGAAAGAATTCTGTAACCGGGTGGTAGGGGAAACAAGGGTGCAACATGTGAAGTTCCTGGAGAAAATTTGGGACACCATTGAAAACGAAGAGGAGAACATCCGCCAATGTTATGAAGATGGTTCTCATGAAGTTGCAGAAAGTGATCGGTTTGTGAAAATGGTGTTGTTGGATGCTGTTTTCATCTTGGAGTACTTGTTGAGgaataaagattttaaaaaatatgaagatgatTCCTTATTGCGTAGAAACGGGTTAAGGTTTCGGATTCGAAGAGACTTGTTGCTGCTCGAGAATCAGTTGCCATTCTTCATTCTTGAGAAATTATATGGCCATCTTCTTCAAGACGGCGAAGGAAATTATACTTCTTTTCGAGATCTTGCCTACGAGTACTTAAATAGGTACAATGCGAGTGCATACAAGCCGAGCGACAAGGAGATATTACATTTCACCGATTTGGTCAGATCATCATTATCCGTCAACCATCCAGATCCGAGGAGTGACGAACCGATTGGAAAATTTTATAGCGCAACCAAGCTGCATGAGGCAGCGATTAATTTTAAGGAACTTCGAAATGAATGCTTACTTGACGTAAAATTTTCTTCTACAAAAGGTGAGTTACGCATACCACGTCTTCAGATAGACCACCACACTGAACTTCTCTTCGGAAATCTCATTGCCTTGGAGCGGTGTCATTATAAAGGAGACGAGTACATCTGCCATTACGTTAAGCTACTTGATACTCTTGTTGCCAAACCCAAAGATGTGGCTCTcctcattaaaaataacatcattgaCACAGACAGAGATGGTGCTTCAGTGAAGATTCTGATTGACAAGCTTTCGGCAGAAACTTCTGAGgaatattctatttattataACCTCTACAAGCAGCTGGATCAACACTACCAGGACTCCTGGTTGAAAAATAGCGCATACTTTAGAGAGGTATATTTTGGAAACCTTTGGAGAAGTACAGCAACTCTTAGTGCAACTGTCTTGCTCCTCTTCACTCTTGTACAGACAATTTGTGCAGTCCTTTCCTTGCGCTAG